The Puntigrus tetrazona isolate hp1 chromosome 3, ASM1883169v1, whole genome shotgun sequence genome contains a region encoding:
- the tmc5 gene encoding LOW QUALITY PROTEIN: transmembrane channel-like protein 5 (The sequence of the model RefSeq protein was modified relative to this genomic sequence to represent the inferred CDS: inserted 1 base in 1 codon; deleted 3 bases in 2 codons; substituted 2 bases at 2 genomic stop codons), whose protein sequence is MGGFRCYFNQTVLFYGGYDGEVIASKPANNMQLALFFLLXLHIWCCVGVSLYLQVTHLAVQTTFVLETGPVSEGAWRLLCSWDFSVVNEKAIQYNKNNLAIQLKVHTCPRLQVKNKASLPDQIKHLSLHLLAWLLSLGLALGSGAGIYFLGTKQELAREFVXSVINVTKRHLLLLLPVVVSLINLIVPLFYSLIDKMRATPTARAKIYISIVRSVILKMSILGILCFTGYVVPDSISCWESFVGQXVYRLLIIDFIFCLLGIFFGEFLISDVIRTMCIQSLGVPEFDIARNVLDLIYAQTLAWIGIYFSPLLPVMQVLKLFIIFYLKKISLSMNCQPPKHTGRAAQIQTVFIALLFFPSFVGALTMVAFTVWSLKPSDQCGPFQGLDTPFRTIFNWTASLPENHWVWWIFENILRSELFYYLISLIVLVFTYFLWQITQGRKQLIKSLREQTGVNEGKDKAFLLNKLQTLQKERKETASYRPQVLVLMRSV, encoded by the exons ATGGGTGGCTTCAgat GTTATTTCAACCAGACGGTCTTGTTCTATGGTGGTTACGATGGTGAAGTAATCGCATCCAAACCTGCC AACAACATGCAGTTGGCCCTATTTTTTCTGCTGTAGCTGCATATCTGGTGTTGTGTGGGAGTGTCTCTATATCTACAGGTAACACATTTAGCAGTACA AACAACTTTTGTGCTGGAGACAGGACCCGTCTCTGAAGGAGCGTGGCGTCTCCTG TGCAGCTGGGATTTCAGTGTTGTCAATGAAAAAGCAATACAGTACAACAAGAACAATCTCGCCATTCAGCTGAAGGTTCATACCTGTCC AAGGTTACAGGTGAAAAACAAAGCGTCTCTGCCTGACCAGATAAAACACCTGTCTCTCCACCTTCTGGCCTGGCTACTCTCTTTAGGACTTGCCCTAGGATCTGGTGCAGGCATCTACTTCCTGGGGACAAAACAAGAACTGGCGAGAGAGTTCGTTTAGAGTGTAATAAATGTCACAAAA AGGCATCTACTACTGCTTCTGCCTGTGGTCGTGTCGCTCATCAACCTGATAGTGCCTCTATTTTACTCTCTCATCGACAAAATGAGAGCTACTCCAACTGCACGCGCAAAGATCTACATCAGCATTGTGAG AAGTGTTATTTTGAAGATGTCCATTCTTGGTATCCTTTGCTTTACTGGCTACGTTGTTCCCGACAGTATCTCG TGTTGGGAGTCCTTTGTGGGGC GCGTGTATCGACTGCTGATAATTGACTTCATATTCTGTCTGCTTGGCATTTTCTTTGGGGAATTCCTCATAAGTGA TGTAATCAGAACCATGTGCATCCAGAGTCTTGGCGTCCCAGAGTTTGACATTGCTAGGAATGTACTTGATCTGATCTACGCCCAGACTCTGGCTTG GATTGGAATTTACTTCTCCCCCCTACTTCCTGTAATGCAAGTCCTGAAATTGTTTATCATCTTTTACTTAAAAAAG ATCAGTCTGAGTATGAACTGTCAGCCTCCCAAACACACAGGCAGAGCCGCTCAGATACAAACAGTCTTCATCGCCCTACTCTTCTTCCCTTCGTTTGTGGGAGCACTGACCATGGTAGCATTCACAGTCTGGAG CCTGAAGCCCTCAGACCAGTGCGGGCCCTTCCAGGGTCTGGACACCCCCTTCCGCACAATTTTCAATTGGACTGCTTCTTTGCCTGAGAATCACTGGGTCTGgtggatttttgaaaacatacTGAGAAGTGAACTCTTCTACTACCTGATTAGCCTCATCGTCCT AGTCTTCACTTATTTTCTCTGGCAAATCACTCAGGGACGGAAACAGCTCATCAAGTCTCTGCGAGAGCAGACGGGTGTGAAT GAAGGAAAGGACAAAGCATTTCTCTTGAATAAACTGCAAACTCTACAGAAG